A stretch of Episyrphus balteatus chromosome 2, idEpiBalt1.1, whole genome shotgun sequence DNA encodes these proteins:
- the LOC129909132 gene encoding RILP-like protein homolog, translating into MPGFHLNEMGEMVLDAVDDIGVVDVYDLASDIGKEYEKIIDQFGPEAVTGLMPKIINTLELLEALATKNERENAAIQELTDKISQLESEKNEKAEFRKRFDKELEVIEEQWRGETNELVELVSSLQEENKRLVKQTQDLQSASAQSSGLGASLTESFMSVTNNELTTTLSDTQVLQRLKEQIYKQRDELKKRDRELQEKYLDIENLNIQMDRLKNSGRETRRRHKQLQNQVKTLCEERADFLAQLQDQHRDIMQLRKRLGIAEKENEDLVKSQDDNDPNRPRYTTSELKEIMNERDELLTTIDNLNEELKTLKPDESIREPEEEEEDEKKEDQCEPPLGYDAPVQGPLPYEPDDAPWKKSSESGIRKFFRKLFYEPDGMNPKRSLASLSKMALSATPTTNNNARL; encoded by the exons ATGCCAGGATTTCATCTCAATGAAATGGGCGAAATGGTTTTGGACGCAGTTGACGACATTGGAGTCGTTGATGTCTATGATTTAGCTTCAGATATTGGCaaagaatatgaaaaaattatcgatCAATTTGGTCCAGAAGCTGTCACAGGGTTGATgccaaaaataattaatacactCGAACTGTTGGAGGCTTTGGCAACGAAAAATGAACGAGAAAATGCCGCTATTCAAGAATTGACTGACAAAATATCACAGTtggaaagtgaaaaaaatgagaaGGCAGAATTTCGAAAAAGATTTGATAag GAATTGGAAGTTATTGAAGAACAATGGCGCGGAGAAACCAATGAGCTGGTTGAATTGGTTAGCAGTCTTCAGGAAGAAAATAAGCGCTTAGTTAAACAGACACAAGATCTTCAGTCAGCGTCTGCACAATCATCTGGTCTCGGTGCCAGTTTAACCGAAAGTTTCATGTCGGTAACAAACAATGAGCTAACAACGACTTTGTCCGATACACAAGTTCTGCAGCGCCTGAAGGAGCAGATTTACAAACAACGTGATGAGTTGAAGAAACGAGATCGAGAATTACAGGAGAAATATTTGGACATTGAAAAT ttaAACATACAAATGGACCGATTAAAGAATTCTGGCCGTGAGACACGCCGTCGTCATAAACAGCTTCAAAATCAAGTTAAAACTCTTTGCGAAGAACGTGCAGATTTCTTGGCTCAATTACAAGATCAACATCGTGACATCATGCAACTACGCAAACGCTTGGGAATTgctgaaaaagaaaatgaagaTTTGGTCAAATCACAAGACGACAATGATCCAAATAGACCACGTTACACAACTTCAGAGCTCAAGGAAATAATGAATGAACGTGATGAGTTACTCACCACAATTGATAATCTCAACGAAGAGTTGAAAACTTTAAAACCAGATGAGAGTATAAGAGAACCTgaagaggaagaagaagatgagAAAAAAGAGGATCAGTGTGAACC acCCCTAGGATATGATGCCCCAGTACAAGGACCGCTTCCCTATGAACCAGATGATGCACCCTGGAAAAAATCATCCGAATCCGGAATTCGAAAATT TTTCAGAAAGCTATTTTATGAACCTGATGGTATGAATCCAAAGCGTTCCTTAGCTTCACTTTCTAAAATGGCTCTATCTGCCACACCCACAACCAACAATAATGCGCGTTTGTAA